Proteins from a genomic interval of Rhodococcoides fascians A25f:
- a CDS encoding ABC transporter ATP-binding protein, which translates to MVDLQIATAEKKKITLPNLRVLWQFVRPHSRTLALGMTLGLVGTGAALATPMVAKGVLDGLGADASLIGPILLLVGLLVVGSVVLYFQWIVLGVLAERIVLDARKSIVRKYFGATVGSLGTRPTGELVTRVTSDTVLLREAASNALVGIVNSVVGLVGALILMAVLDLVLLGAIATAIIAIAVLFSRLMPPIAVAQRQSQEAVGRLGGILDGTLRAIRTVKSSRAETRESERVISEARTSARHSVRAVKISALAWTFAGGGVQLAIIGILGLGGYRVSTGALAVSSLIAFLLYAFQVMGPVQTLATNITALQAGMAAAARIRQIDDLVTEVGVEGAANSTRTDSVSPALEFRSVTARYAPGREPAVHGIDLEVPARGHTAIVGPSGAGKTSVFSLILRFLTPESGEIRLGGTPYDNLTIDEVRSRLSYVEQETPVIPGSIRDNLLFSHPEASEADIWAALESVHLDSTIRALDDGLDTDLIGSTVSGGQRQRIALARAIVRRPEILLLDEATAQVDGRTEAAIHEVIRAIASEAAVVTIAHRLSTVLDADTILVMEDGVVRARGTHEELMNTDSLYRELVAALRIGDATALPTPS; encoded by the coding sequence ATGGTCGACTTGCAGATCGCTACAGCGGAGAAGAAGAAGATAACTCTCCCCAACCTTCGTGTGCTGTGGCAGTTCGTTCGACCGCACAGCCGCACCCTTGCGCTCGGAATGACCCTCGGTCTCGTCGGAACGGGTGCCGCCTTGGCTACGCCGATGGTCGCGAAGGGAGTGCTCGACGGCCTCGGCGCCGATGCCTCGCTGATCGGGCCGATTCTGCTGCTCGTGGGTTTGCTCGTAGTGGGGTCGGTGGTGCTGTACTTCCAGTGGATCGTCCTGGGGGTGCTGGCCGAACGTATCGTTCTCGACGCCCGCAAGTCCATCGTCCGCAAGTACTTCGGAGCCACTGTCGGCAGTCTCGGCACGCGGCCCACCGGCGAGCTCGTCACCAGAGTCACCTCCGACACCGTTTTGCTGCGTGAGGCGGCGTCGAATGCGTTGGTGGGCATCGTGAACAGCGTGGTGGGCTTGGTGGGCGCACTGATTCTGATGGCAGTTCTCGACCTGGTTCTGCTCGGTGCGATCGCGACAGCCATTATCGCGATCGCGGTTCTGTTCTCGCGTCTGATGCCGCCGATTGCCGTGGCGCAGCGGCAGTCTCAGGAAGCAGTGGGTCGGTTGGGTGGAATTCTGGACGGCACCCTGCGGGCAATCCGCACCGTCAAGTCGAGCAGGGCCGAGACCCGCGAATCGGAGCGGGTGATCTCCGAGGCACGCACGTCGGCTCGGCACAGCGTGCGAGCGGTGAAGATTTCGGCATTGGCGTGGACGTTCGCCGGTGGCGGTGTTCAATTGGCCATCATCGGGATCCTCGGTCTCGGCGGCTATCGAGTCAGCACCGGAGCGCTCGCGGTGTCGAGTCTGATTGCGTTCCTGCTGTACGCATTTCAAGTGATGGGCCCGGTCCAGACCCTGGCCACCAACATCACCGCGCTGCAGGCCGGAATGGCGGCGGCTGCGCGTATCCGCCAGATAGACGATCTGGTGACCGAGGTGGGCGTGGAAGGCGCAGCGAACTCGACGAGAACCGACTCGGTTTCACCCGCCCTCGAATTCCGCAGCGTCACAGCACGATACGCGCCCGGTCGAGAACCCGCCGTGCACGGCATCGATCTCGAGGTGCCGGCACGTGGACACACGGCGATCGTGGGCCCGTCCGGTGCAGGCAAGACGAGCGTGTTCTCGTTGATCCTGCGTTTCCTCACGCCCGAGAGCGGTGAGATTCGGCTCGGTGGCACGCCCTACGACAACCTGACCATCGACGAGGTGCGATCCCGACTGTCCTACGTGGAGCAGGAGACACCGGTGATCCCCGGTTCGATCCGAGACAACCTGCTGTTCAGCCACCCCGAGGCCAGTGAGGCCGACATCTGGGCGGCACTCGAGTCGGTGCACCTGGACTCGACCATTCGTGCGCTGGACGACGGGTTGGACACCGATCTGATCGGCTCGACCGTCTCCGGCGGTCAGCGTCAACGAATCGCGTTGGCACGAGCCATCGTTCGTCGGCCCGAGATTCTTCTGCTGGACGAGGCAACGGCACAGGTCGACGGTCGCACCGAGGCGGCCATCCACGAGGTGATTCGAGCCATTGCGTCGGAAGCCGCCGTCGTCACCATCGCGCACCGGCTGTCCACCGTGCTCGATGCCGACACGATCCTGGTGATGGAGGACGGAGTGGTCCGCGCTCGCGGCACTCACGAGGAACTGATGAATACCGATTCGCTGTACCGAGAACTGGTGGCTGCGTTGCGAATCGGCGACGCCACCGCGCTGCCGACCCCGAGTTGA
- a CDS encoding glycoside hydrolase family 2 protein — protein sequence MIDLLDGARWQLARTDAGSVLDPGDLPADLEWIDAEVPGTVASALGASLSGVNPDDHDWWFVAEVSTADHRRVRVTFGGIATRAQIWIDGNHRRTVTSMFVPEIVDLTECGPTVRIALHIESLNAQLKSRRPRGRWRSSLIAAQGLRHERTTMLGRAPVYGPLPIAVGPWRPVSMTPIPDVRRSELSTAVSGTDGIVVLRAELDSPRDARIIIDDTISSVHTVELGTVEHIDSTLTLPDVELWWPHTHGRPRTYRVALEIDGTVHRMGVVGFRTVELDRTAGGAQLVVNGADVFCRGGTWTPLNPVRLWSSEAELRAALEQLRSAGLNMVRVVGTLVYEQPEFWSLCAELGIMVWQDLMFGTVDPPTDETFTASVARELDALADTVSANPALMVVSGGSETQQQPTMLGLAADDQRMEMLDSVVPGFLADRLPAVAYVTSSPSSVQGELHTHVGDGIAHYFGVGGYLRPLSDIRTAGVRFAAECLAFAVPPERASVERFFGSAAVAGHHPEWKAAVPRDRGSSWDFEDVRDHYVRSIFGVDPHLIRRDDAELYLDYGRAATVEAFTEAFGHWRRASSGCAGALVLTLRDTVPGAGWGIVDSAGVPKAPFYALARASAPIALLLSDNGLDGYSVELVNDGPARTGTVRVVLHASRGSHEFEQSVKVGTNSSVALTVDSIVGTFTDVNHAYRFGRRTYSAVTAAFLDASGVEVTRTTVLVGPQACQNTVGLSAEVTETHSGTWELTVISEWAAQYVCVDIENFEVSDSWFHLAPNEPRTLTLVGDGAPRGHIRALNSVERASVAPTVVNSLGHRLNS from the coding sequence GTGATCGATCTGCTCGACGGCGCTCGGTGGCAGCTGGCCAGAACCGACGCCGGCTCGGTTCTCGACCCCGGTGATCTACCCGCCGATCTCGAGTGGATCGACGCAGAGGTGCCCGGAACGGTGGCGTCGGCCCTCGGCGCGTCGCTTTCTGGAGTGAACCCGGACGATCACGACTGGTGGTTCGTCGCGGAGGTCTCCACCGCCGACCACCGTCGGGTGCGAGTGACGTTCGGCGGCATCGCAACTCGTGCCCAGATCTGGATCGACGGCAACCACCGCCGAACGGTGACGTCGATGTTCGTTCCCGAGATCGTCGATCTGACCGAATGCGGGCCAACAGTTCGTATTGCCCTGCACATCGAATCGCTTAATGCGCAGCTGAAGTCCCGACGTCCACGCGGGCGATGGCGATCGTCGTTGATTGCAGCGCAGGGACTTCGGCACGAGCGCACGACGATGCTCGGCCGGGCGCCCGTGTACGGGCCCCTTCCGATCGCCGTCGGACCATGGCGTCCGGTGTCGATGACGCCGATTCCCGACGTTCGTCGCAGCGAACTGTCGACAGCTGTGTCCGGCACCGACGGCATCGTGGTTCTGCGCGCCGAGCTGGATTCGCCACGAGACGCTCGAATTATCATCGACGACACCATCTCTTCGGTTCACACAGTCGAGCTCGGCACGGTCGAGCACATCGATTCGACTCTGACGTTGCCGGATGTCGAACTCTGGTGGCCGCACACGCACGGCCGACCGCGAACCTACCGGGTGGCGCTCGAGATCGACGGCACCGTTCATCGCATGGGGGTTGTCGGGTTTCGTACGGTGGAGCTGGACCGTACCGCGGGCGGCGCGCAACTCGTGGTCAACGGAGCGGACGTGTTCTGTCGAGGTGGAACGTGGACGCCGCTGAATCCGGTGCGGTTGTGGTCCTCGGAGGCCGAACTGCGTGCCGCGCTCGAACAGCTCCGATCCGCGGGCCTGAACATGGTGCGGGTGGTCGGCACCCTGGTGTACGAGCAGCCCGAATTCTGGTCGCTGTGTGCAGAACTGGGCATCATGGTGTGGCAGGACCTCATGTTCGGCACCGTCGATCCACCCACCGACGAGACCTTCACGGCGTCGGTCGCCCGCGAGCTCGACGCGTTGGCCGATACCGTGTCGGCGAACCCCGCACTGATGGTCGTCAGCGGAGGAAGCGAGACGCAGCAGCAACCGACGATGCTGGGGCTTGCCGCCGACGATCAGCGAATGGAAATGCTGGACAGCGTTGTTCCCGGCTTTCTGGCCGATCGCCTGCCCGCGGTGGCGTATGTGACATCGAGCCCGTCCAGTGTGCAGGGGGAATTGCACACGCATGTGGGTGACGGTATCGCCCACTACTTCGGGGTCGGCGGCTACCTGCGTCCGTTGTCCGATATCCGCACCGCCGGTGTACGTTTCGCGGCAGAGTGTCTGGCTTTTGCCGTTCCTCCGGAGCGAGCGTCGGTGGAGAGGTTCTTCGGGTCCGCCGCAGTGGCCGGCCACCACCCGGAATGGAAAGCCGCCGTTCCACGCGATCGCGGCTCGTCCTGGGATTTCGAGGACGTGCGAGATCACTACGTACGCAGCATCTTCGGCGTCGATCCGCATCTGATTCGCCGGGACGACGCCGAGCTGTACCTCGATTACGGCAGAGCCGCGACGGTCGAAGCGTTCACCGAAGCGTTCGGCCACTGGCGTCGGGCATCCTCGGGGTGCGCCGGTGCCCTGGTGCTCACGTTGCGGGATACGGTTCCCGGTGCCGGCTGGGGCATAGTCGATAGCGCCGGTGTGCCGAAAGCGCCCTTCTACGCCTTGGCGCGGGCCAGCGCGCCTATAGCTCTACTGTTGTCCGACAACGGACTCGACGGTTACTCGGTGGAATTGGTCAACGACGGCCCGGCGCGCACGGGCACGGTACGAGTGGTGCTGCACGCCTCTCGGGGCAGTCACGAATTCGAGCAGTCGGTGAAGGTGGGCACGAACTCCTCGGTGGCGCTGACGGTGGACTCCATCGTCGGCACGTTCACCGACGTCAATCACGCGTATCGCTTCGGCCGTCGAACCTACTCCGCCGTCACCGCCGCATTCCTGGACGCCAGTGGGGTGGAGGTGACACGAACCACCGTCCTCGTCGGCCCGCAGGCCTGTCAGAACACTGTGGGATTGTCCGCCGAGGTGACCGAGACACATTCCGGAACATGGGAATTGACGGTCATATCCGAGTGGGCGGCGCAGTACGTCTGTGTCGACATCGAGAATTTCGAGGTGTCCGACTCGTGGTTCCACCTGGCGCCGAACGAACCCCGGACGTTGACTCTTGTCGGTGATGGCGCGCCCCGCGGACACATCCGGGCGCTTAATTCCGTGGAGCGGGCCTCGGTGGCACCGACGGTCGTGAACAGCTTGGGTCATAGACTGAACTCGTAG
- a CDS encoding endonuclease/exonuclease/phosphatase family protein, with protein sequence MPSVDNTRHIHAQLGHATGGTAAMRRFVRTAAQVIGWALVAMTLGMFVIRQVGVTEISFVALVVGAPYLGVASLAAVILFAAARARVGSAVAVLLTIAVVGVQVPMFLADGPDNSGPELSLLTVNVAHGDADAAAIVDAVRDHDVDILAVQELTPEEVTDLQAAGIDELLPFSFTAALPVADGTGLWSRTPLTDGTRLDNFGFVPVQARTTVDGQDLTLVSFHAMSPATPRHTAEWDADLARMRSIMETYQDTAIVAGDFNATNDHRQFRTLASSPFSDAADAAGAGLFRTFPSERPLARLDHVVTNDTVRALSVQPLAIPESDHLAVLAELQLP encoded by the coding sequence ATGCCGAGTGTAGACAACACCAGACACATCCATGCCCAACTCGGGCACGCAACAGGAGGTACCGCGGCGATGCGCCGTTTCGTTCGCACCGCAGCGCAGGTCATCGGCTGGGCTCTGGTCGCCATGACCCTCGGAATGTTCGTCATCCGGCAAGTTGGAGTGACCGAGATCTCCTTCGTTGCGCTGGTAGTCGGAGCTCCGTATCTGGGCGTGGCCTCCCTCGCCGCAGTGATCCTCTTCGCCGCTGCCCGCGCCCGCGTCGGGTCGGCAGTCGCTGTGCTGCTCACCATTGCTGTCGTCGGAGTGCAGGTGCCGATGTTCCTGGCCGACGGGCCGGACAATTCCGGCCCCGAGTTGTCCCTGTTGACCGTCAACGTCGCGCACGGGGACGCCGACGCTGCAGCCATCGTCGACGCCGTGCGCGACCACGATGTCGACATCCTCGCCGTCCAGGAACTGACGCCCGAGGAAGTGACCGATCTGCAGGCGGCGGGTATCGACGAACTTCTCCCGTTCTCCTTCACCGCGGCTCTCCCGGTGGCCGACGGCACCGGCCTGTGGAGCCGCACCCCGCTGACCGACGGCACCCGCCTCGACAACTTCGGCTTCGTGCCGGTACAAGCACGAACCACCGTCGACGGGCAGGATCTGACTCTCGTCTCGTTCCATGCGATGTCGCCGGCAACGCCCCGGCACACCGCCGAATGGGATGCCGACCTGGCCAGGATGCGGTCGATCATGGAGACCTACCAGGACACCGCAATCGTTGCCGGAGACTTCAACGCCACCAACGATCACCGGCAGTTCCGAACGTTGGCGTCGTCTCCGTTCTCCGACGCGGCCGACGCAGCGGGCGCGGGCCTGTTCCGCACGTTCCCTTCGGAACGCCCACTGGCCCGCTTGGATCATGTGGTGACGAACGATACCGTTCGTGCCCTGTCGGTCCAGCCGCTCGCGATCCCCGAGAGCGATCACCTGGCGGTTCTCGCCGAGTTGCAGCTGCCCTGA
- a CDS encoding DUF1839 family protein produces the protein MSNDAVLDRLGTGLRVLELDPITYRPHPIHNHDRIWTETNCYVDLWIEVLHSLGADPTPALAFVLSAGCDGRQWDFVKIMPEDLRTLYGIDVAEMNVWRPVLEHVVEGLDDGIHVTVEVDGFWLPDTAGTSYRNQHTKTTIVPNLVNREDKVMGYFHNRGYFDLTGADFDGIFNLAPEPHAEVLLPYVEQIRVDSAVLDAGFGDRDLDVARAHLARRAPGNPVDALARRIVADIPLVQTAGPDAFHLWSFGLLRQFGATAELAANYVEYLDGRGAPGAAAAAPHFRDAASGAKAVQFRMARAARGRDVVLDEPLIEMSKNWAAAMDLVAGAVGT, from the coding sequence ATGTCGAACGATGCAGTGCTGGACAGGCTCGGAACCGGGTTACGGGTCCTCGAGCTGGACCCCATCACGTACCGACCGCACCCGATTCACAATCACGACCGCATCTGGACCGAAACCAACTGTTACGTCGATCTCTGGATAGAGGTTCTGCACTCTCTCGGCGCGGATCCCACTCCCGCTCTGGCGTTCGTGCTCAGTGCCGGGTGCGACGGCAGGCAATGGGACTTCGTGAAGATCATGCCCGAGGACCTGCGCACCCTCTACGGCATTGACGTGGCCGAGATGAACGTGTGGCGGCCCGTGCTCGAGCATGTGGTCGAGGGTCTGGACGACGGTATCCACGTCACCGTCGAAGTCGACGGCTTCTGGCTGCCCGACACCGCAGGCACCAGCTACCGAAACCAGCACACCAAGACCACCATCGTGCCGAACCTCGTCAACCGCGAGGACAAGGTGATGGGGTACTTCCACAATCGCGGGTACTTCGATCTCACCGGGGCCGACTTCGACGGGATATTCAACCTCGCTCCCGAACCGCATGCCGAGGTGTTGCTGCCCTACGTCGAGCAGATCCGCGTGGACTCTGCGGTACTCGATGCCGGATTCGGTGATCGAGACCTCGACGTCGCTCGCGCGCACCTGGCACGGCGGGCACCGGGAAACCCGGTCGATGCACTTGCCCGGCGCATCGTGGCCGACATTCCGCTCGTCCAAACCGCCGGGCCCGACGCATTCCACCTGTGGTCGTTCGGACTGCTCCGCCAATTCGGAGCCACCGCAGAGCTCGCGGCGAATTACGTCGAATACCTCGACGGACGCGGTGCGCCCGGTGCTGCCGCGGCAGCACCACACTTCCGCGATGCCGCCTCCGGTGCCAAGGCCGTGCAATTCCGAATGGCACGCGCCGCACGTGGCCGGGACGTCGTGCTCGACGAGCCGCTGATCGAGATGAGCAAGAACTGGGCGGCAGCCATGGATCTCGTTGCAGGCGCAGTGGGCACGTGA
- a CDS encoding arsenate reductase/protein-tyrosine-phosphatase family protein, with product MRVLFVCTGNICRSPTAERLAAAFAHEGGFDVTASSAGTQGLTGHAMDPTAAMVLTQLGGDPDGFVARRLTPAIAADADLVLTMTSAHRDAVLALAPRQMRRTFTLLEASGLAAASGAQSIADLADARAVHRVDTLDIGDPYRREPSEYELAGELIAEALPTVLRLTPQ from the coding sequence ATGCGCGTTCTGTTCGTCTGCACCGGGAACATCTGCCGATCTCCGACGGCCGAGCGCCTCGCTGCCGCATTCGCCCACGAAGGCGGCTTCGACGTGACCGCGAGCAGCGCAGGAACCCAGGGTCTGACCGGTCACGCCATGGACCCGACGGCCGCGATGGTGCTCACTCAGCTCGGCGGCGATCCGGACGGTTTTGTTGCCCGACGCCTCACCCCGGCGATCGCTGCCGACGCGGACCTGGTCCTGACGATGACGTCCGCCCATCGCGACGCCGTTCTGGCCCTCGCACCGCGGCAGATGCGTCGTACGTTCACCCTCCTCGAAGCATCCGGCCTGGCCGCTGCGTCGGGTGCACAGTCGATTGCGGATCTCGCGGATGCGCGGGCGGTGCATCGGGTCGACACTCTGGACATCGGAGATCCGTACCGCCGCGAGCCCTCGGAGTACGAGCTGGCCGGAGAACTGATCGCGGAGGCGTTGCCCACCGTGCTGCGGTTGACGCCGCAATGA
- a CDS encoding glycosyltransferase family 2 protein produces the protein MSLPTSSVVICAYTLARWSELRIAVRAVLDQAVPADELIVVIDHNAQLAERAREEFLPLHDTVNVVENNHPRGLSGARNTSLDLATGDIVVFLDDDASPRTTEWLGAILSHYSDDAVYAVGGSAYPVWPDKRPAFLPAEVVGEPGELDWVVGCTYRGQPTETAQVRNLMGANMSFRREPVVALGGFVSGIGRIGRVPLGCEETELCIRLRQTHPDAQIVFDPSIVVDHTVSADRTRPRYLITRSYAEGVSKAAIARLIGAEDALSSERAYTAKILPRAVGRETSAAARGNPVRAWGAMAVVASVGAAGIGYARGKLSTNR, from the coding sequence GTGAGTCTGCCGACTTCCTCGGTCGTCATCTGCGCGTACACGTTGGCTCGGTGGTCCGAACTTCGGATCGCCGTGCGTGCCGTCCTCGATCAGGCCGTACCGGCCGACGAGTTGATCGTCGTCATCGATCACAACGCACAGCTGGCCGAGCGCGCACGCGAGGAGTTCCTGCCGCTGCACGACACCGTGAACGTGGTGGAGAACAACCACCCGCGCGGCTTGTCCGGTGCGCGCAACACCTCTCTGGATCTCGCTACCGGTGACATCGTCGTCTTCCTGGACGACGACGCATCGCCGCGCACCACAGAGTGGCTCGGAGCCATTCTGTCCCATTACTCGGACGATGCCGTGTACGCCGTTGGGGGCTCTGCATACCCGGTATGGCCGGACAAACGTCCGGCCTTCTTACCGGCCGAGGTAGTGGGTGAACCCGGCGAACTCGATTGGGTCGTCGGGTGCACCTACCGCGGACAGCCAACGGAAACCGCTCAGGTCCGCAATCTCATGGGCGCGAACATGTCGTTCCGCCGCGAACCGGTCGTCGCACTCGGCGGATTCGTCTCCGGCATAGGCCGAATCGGTCGAGTTCCGCTCGGCTGCGAGGAAACGGAACTGTGCATCCGTCTACGCCAGACGCATCCCGATGCACAGATCGTGTTCGACCCCTCGATCGTCGTCGATCACACGGTCAGCGCAGACCGCACTCGTCCGCGCTACCTCATCACTCGCAGCTACGCCGAGGGCGTCTCGAAGGCAGCTATCGCCCGCTTGATCGGGGCCGAGGACGCCCTGTCCTCGGAGCGGGCCTACACCGCCAAGATCCTGCCTCGCGCAGTCGGTCGCGAAACCAGTGCCGCTGCCCGCGGTAATCCGGTGCGCGCCTGGGGTGCGATGGCCGTGGTGGCAAGCGTCGGGGCGGCCGGAATCGGCTATGCCCGAGGCAAACTCAGCACAAACCGCTAG
- a CDS encoding Hsp70 family protein — MTEVLGVSVGASAVRMARPDARPQNSGRLGFHHDTVDAYWDRAEELAAESIGVVLSQPGDGGPVQATGVAYRDQQQFGEIQQAMASQRLYNYRLVPEARAALQYLEASGELGHFGTIGLYDLGSSGLTISVIDRGTGQVLLAERTIDISGDDFDRLISDNQLAKQGVDIADNQELSQFTARCRVAKEQLSTSGAVCLPGDGGVILISREAFESLVTVPIEYSARLVRDVIGRSPKHVDALVLIGGGARIPLVESILSAWIGLPVITPADPESVAARGAALLATPVADAPRQPTPAPGVRQSSSEPASLSGAPDWLSPDPATDKPADSKRKVRGAVLVAGGLVAVAALGLSLGYGGGSTQPTSAPAETTAPITAVPTTPRTTVPPTTAPPTTTTVPPTTEAAQAPARTYSEPEYDPPAAPAPAPAPLIPGLPQIQLPQIQLPAPPVIQLPRF, encoded by the coding sequence ATGACCGAAGTTCTCGGTGTGTCGGTGGGAGCCAGTGCGGTGCGCATGGCTCGCCCTGACGCGCGCCCGCAGAATTCGGGTCGTCTGGGTTTTCACCACGACACCGTCGACGCCTACTGGGATCGCGCCGAGGAGTTGGCTGCCGAGTCGATCGGGGTGGTGCTGTCGCAACCGGGTGACGGCGGCCCCGTGCAGGCAACCGGAGTGGCGTACCGCGACCAGCAGCAGTTCGGTGAGATCCAGCAGGCGATGGCGAGCCAGCGGCTCTACAACTACCGGCTGGTGCCCGAGGCGCGTGCGGCGTTGCAGTATCTGGAGGCATCGGGCGAACTGGGCCACTTCGGCACGATCGGGCTCTACGACCTCGGTAGCTCCGGGTTGACGATCAGCGTCATCGACCGCGGCACCGGCCAGGTGCTGCTGGCCGAGCGCACCATCGACATCAGCGGGGACGACTTCGATCGGCTCATCTCGGACAACCAGCTCGCCAAGCAAGGCGTCGACATTGCCGACAATCAGGAACTGAGCCAGTTCACCGCGCGTTGCCGCGTGGCCAAGGAGCAGCTGTCGACCAGTGGCGCGGTGTGCCTGCCCGGTGACGGCGGCGTCATTCTGATCTCTCGTGAGGCGTTCGAGTCGCTGGTCACCGTTCCGATCGAGTACTCGGCGCGGTTGGTGCGCGACGTCATCGGGCGGTCACCCAAGCACGTCGACGCTCTTGTTCTCATCGGTGGCGGAGCGCGTATTCCGCTGGTGGAGTCGATTCTCAGCGCGTGGATCGGCCTTCCGGTCATCACCCCCGCGGATCCGGAATCCGTCGCTGCCCGCGGCGCGGCACTGCTGGCGACTCCGGTTGCCGACGCGCCGCGTCAGCCCACCCCGGCCCCGGGCGTTCGGCAGTCGTCGTCCGAGCCCGCATCGTTGTCCGGAGCTCCGGATTGGTTGAGCCCCGATCCCGCGACCGACAAGCCGGCCGACTCCAAGCGCAAGGTCCGCGGCGCGGTGCTCGTCGCGGGCGGTCTCGTTGCCGTTGCCGCGCTCGGCTTGTCTCTCGGGTACGGCGGTGGTTCGACACAGCCGACGAGCGCTCCAGCGGAAACGACCGCTCCGATCACGGCGGTGCCCACCACGCCGAGAACGACGGTTCCGCCCACCACTGCGCCACCCACCACTACCACGGTGCCGCCCACGACCGAGGCCGCGCAGGCTCCGGCGCGCACCTATTCCGAGCCGGAATACGATCCGCCGGCTGCACCCGCACCCGCCCCGGCACCGCTGATCCCGGGCCTTCCGCAGATTCAGCTGCCGCAGATCCAGTTGCCGGCACCACCGGTCATCCAACTGCCTCGCTTCTAG
- a CDS encoding STAS domain-containing protein translates to MVEWRDRDVVLAVSGELDLVTAPDLSESVALVLEKSPTAVVIDLSNVGFLASAGMSLLASTHQQLGGEAGFAVVAEGPATGRPLTLVGLDEVFGIYATVDEAFGALRKGRS, encoded by the coding sequence ATCGTGGAATGGCGTGATCGGGATGTGGTTCTGGCCGTGTCCGGTGAACTGGATCTGGTGACCGCTCCCGACTTGTCCGAGTCGGTTGCTCTCGTGCTCGAGAAGTCGCCGACGGCGGTGGTGATCGATCTCAGTAACGTGGGATTTCTCGCGTCCGCAGGAATGTCGCTGTTGGCGTCCACCCATCAGCAACTCGGCGGCGAGGCCGGGTTTGCGGTGGTCGCAGAGGGTCCGGCCACCGGTCGTCCACTCACTCTGGTCGGTCTGGACGAGGTCTTCGGCATCTATGCAACGGTCGACGAAGCTTTCGGTGCACTTCGTAAGGGTAGATCCTGA
- a CDS encoding ATP-binding protein has protein sequence MMATLSGGDDSRSDSSISTAGTRMKELLFTGEPADADRASAIRRELGEWLDSVGVDPDRAYDVVLATYEAIANSVEHAYRDHADRGTLDIRVLWVADGRIDVKVVDRGDWASHNSDPNRGRGVPLMRALADSAAVTSDQNGTTVHMIWDAIRST, from the coding sequence ATGATGGCGACACTCTCCGGAGGTGACGACTCACGTTCCGACAGTTCGATCTCGACGGCAGGCACGCGAATGAAAGAACTGCTGTTCACCGGCGAGCCTGCCGACGCTGATCGGGCGTCGGCTATTCGTCGTGAGCTCGGTGAGTGGTTGGACAGCGTGGGCGTCGATCCGGATCGGGCTTACGACGTGGTGTTGGCAACGTACGAGGCCATAGCGAACAGCGTCGAGCACGCGTACCGGGATCATGCCGATCGTGGGACTCTCGACATCCGCGTGCTGTGGGTGGCGGACGGTCGGATCGATGTGAAGGTGGTCGACCGCGGGGATTGGGCGTCGCACAACTCCGATCCCAATCGCGGGCGTGGCGTCCCGCTGATGCGAGCACTGGCCGACAGTGCGGCGGTCACCTCGGATCAGAACGGCACGACGGTTCACATGATCTGGGATGCGATCCGTAGCACCTGA
- a CDS encoding glycosyltransferase family 2 protein translates to MDMLNRQNPRVSVVIPTLNEAANLRHVLPLLSHDYELVLVDGGSVDGTIDAAREIRGDIRIIKQTRKGKGNALACGFEAATGDIIVMFDADGSADAAEIPRFVEALIAGADFAKGSRFCEGGGSHDITPLRRAGNGGLHLVANTLFGTRFSDLCYGYNAFWRDLVPVLDLPVVDQPGAEGMMLWGDGFEIETIINCRFAEASVRIEEVPSVELARIYGQSNLRTFSDGFRVLRTLMTERMRARRIKRKSIVRPLRESIDARTDMDLEFEALESYNEVLELRERTA, encoded by the coding sequence ATGGATATGTTGAATCGTCAGAATCCCCGCGTCAGTGTCGTCATCCCGACGCTCAACGAGGCCGCGAACCTTCGCCATGTCCTCCCCCTGCTCTCCCACGACTACGAGCTCGTGCTCGTCGACGGTGGATCCGTCGACGGCACCATCGATGCCGCTCGCGAGATCCGCGGCGACATCCGCATCATCAAGCAGACCCGCAAGGGCAAGGGCAATGCGCTCGCCTGTGGCTTCGAGGCTGCCACCGGGGACATCATCGTCATGTTCGACGCCGATGGTTCTGCCGATGCTGCCGAGATCCCGCGCTTCGTCGAGGCCCTGATCGCCGGTGCAGACTTCGCCAAGGGCAGCCGGTTCTGCGAGGGAGGCGGCAGCCACGACATCACGCCGCTGCGTCGCGCCGGCAACGGCGGCCTGCACCTGGTGGCGAACACGCTGTTCGGAACCCGCTTCTCCGATCTCTGCTACGGCTACAACGCCTTCTGGCGCGACCTGGTGCCGGTGCTGGATCTGCCCGTCGTCGATCAGCCCGGAGCCGAGGGCATGATGCTCTGGGGCGACGGATTCGAGATCGAGACCATCATCAACTGCCGCTTCGCCGAGGCCTCCGTTCGTATCGAAGAGGTGCCGAGCGTCGAACTGGCCCGGATCTACGGCCAGAGCAACCTGCGCACCTTCTCCGACGGCTTCCGAGTACTGCGCACACTGATGACCGAGCGCATGCGAGCTCGCCGCATCAAGCGCAAGTCCATCGTTCGTCCGTTGCGTGAGTCGATCGACGCTCGTACCGACATGGACCTCGAGTTCGAGGCCCTGGAGTCGTACAACGAGGTTCTCGAACTGCGCGAGAGGACGGCGTGA